The Anabas testudineus chromosome 15, fAnaTes1.2, whole genome shotgun sequence DNA segment CGTAAATATCGTGTAAAAATGTCTGGAGGAACCCGTTTGGAGAACGCTAATCCTGTGATCTTCCAGCGGTCTTTGGAGCGGCTGCTCACGGCGTCCGAGGCGGACGAAGACGTCCACGACCCGATCGACGACAGAGAAATATTCGATATCCAGTTTTTAACTTCaagtagtttgtttttgtttctacacCTGAAAGAAACATATAGACCTGTTAAATCTCACTGTCTCCAACACTGTATTTACTTAATTTATGTTGTTATTCATAAGTATAAAGTAACTgcagttaataaaataaaaattaaataccTTAAATTGTACAAATATGTGCACTTGAGATAATGCACATTCACTATTAACATCATATTATAGgctaattgattaattaaaggAACAATAATATTAggtaaataaatcaataaagaaaatgatttgGTAGTTCCACCAATAATGTCTTCTGATTTCTAACatttaatcaacatttaatCAACTTAATGATCacttaaatgagaaaatgatcCGAAATACCCACAATAAAGCTCCTCATAATAGACAACATTACTTTTGGTCACAGTTTAAAGCTTGGAGACAGGTTGGAAACAGGAAACCTCCACAACCGAAtaagtcaaaataataatattattattaataatatgagtgtttatgtttatatgtttaggTTGGAGAAAGGTTACCTCCACAACCGAATAAGTCAAAATCTTTCATGCTTCGCatagttattttggcaatttttacgccggatgcccttcctgacgcaaccctctctatttatccgggcttgggaccggcacagaagtcactggcttgcaacccctatggctagattaaCCGAATAAgtcaaaataatattattattaataataagaatgtttatgtttatgtttctaccttttgttggtttgtttcttACTTTGTACAATTACATAACTTGGGTTTTGCCAAAGCACTCGAAGCCCCtatattgtataataataaCGTACAGGCTGTGTTATACTTTAGGACATGAGTCACATCAGGTCTTATATTTCTTTAACCCACGCTACATCTGATCAGATCCATCAATGACCCAGAACATCCTCTGTCTCTAGAGGAACTCAATGTCGTGGAGCAAGTCAGAGTCAAGGTATGCagctttaatgtgtgtgtgtgtccgtttGGTTTTTCATTCTAGGTTCACAATGTGGTGAATGGATggaaagcaagaaaaataacattGATGTTATAATGAagtgaaggaaaaagagaaaatgttgacATTGTTTTATCCTCGAGATTTTAACTTTCAACATTCTGAGGTCATTTGAATTCAGCAGTTGTTTATGAAGTccctttctgtgtttttatgtcctCAGGTTAATGATGCAGAGAGCACAGTGAGTGTTGAGTTCACACCCACCATCCCCCACTGCAGCATGGCAACACTCATCGGCCTCTCGATCAAAGTGAAGCTGCTGCGTTCCCTGCCAGATAGGTTCAaggtacgtgtgtgtgtgttggtactAAGGATGCAAATAAACATtaacaatatgttttaaaacaatatgttttccACTCAGATTGACGTCCACATCACTCCAGGGACTCACGCCTCAGAGGAAGCAGGTAAAGAGATCACACGAAGGCAGCAGACATGATAAACTCACTGTCAGACATCGGTAatttttctcaaaatgtctCTTACGcgatttactgtattttgccACATGTGTAGTGAACAAACAACTGGCAGACAAAGAGAGGGTGGCAGCAGCTCTCGAGAACTCCTCGCTCCTGGAGGTGGTCAACCAGTGCCTGTCCATCAGGAGCATCTGAGCAGCCAGTCAGCTTCGTTGTCTACTACTTTCAGCCACCGTTTATTACAGAGTTTCTTTAGACAACTGAGAATGTGTCAGCCAAGCATTCTGTCCACCTATAACCAACCCATAGTTACAAGCTACAGCTGGTGAAtataaatgcagcaaaacagcaacaggATCATGTGTTATCTAAAGAGATTAATGTAAACTGTTGCTCAGTAAATTACAATTAGAAAATATTTGGATTTACCAAAATATTGCTGCTTGTATATAGAATGTTTTTGAAGTTTtattaaaagtgtaaatattagtaataaaaataaaatgacaaatgtgtttttattttttttctattgtatCGTGGATGgaacaaaaatatatatgaaaatcTGTACTGTTGTTCAGCTGGAGGCACATAAACTGAAAATCTCTAATACAGACTGTCTTAATCTTAAAATCTAATGATATAATGCATTCCCATACTTAGCACTGTGTGACTGAAGGTAAGAATGTTCATAATTTGCTGACAACAGCTGGTACAGAGTTTTACACGTTTTCCATGTTTATATTTCCATGTTTTACATGGAAATATAAACAGATTTCATTTTGATCAGATTTTTTCACACCTTTAACAAACTGTCCCACCAGTCTCCACTTTAAaatgacctaatccaacagaggttcAGCCATTCAGAGCTAGTAGTCTCATAATTAGTGAATTAGGGATCACCAGAGTGCAGTATAAAGGCACCTGTGTCTGAAAGGTTCAGTCATTCCTTGCTACCATTACACCGCGAcgacaaaagaacactcccagcaacaaGTCAATGAAAAGCAGAAATCAGTGGATGGATACAAGAAAATCTGAGGTGGCCTTTTCCTCCCTGCATGGAAATTGCACGGTGGAGGCTGATAATGTGAAGTTTGTGTCCATCAGATCTGAGGCTGAAATCTGGCAGACAAACCACAGCACAGTCGCCCAGCATGCTTGTCCACCCACTCCTGCCTCACTGAGCTCACTGAACAACTATGCTCTCCTTAACAACCTCTTCAGCCAGACAAGTTCACCAAGACGGCATAAAAATTAGGAAACTGCGACAGCTGAGTATCCTGGCAGGTTGTGTTAAAGGGCTGTGAGTTATATTTCTACAAACACAGGGACAGAGTAGGTCGCTCTATCTAAAATGTCACTTTTACATGGTGAGTTCACAGAAAATCACTTGTGAACTTGGAGCATGAGCTTCctgcaaatgaatgaaatgtaatgatttCATTATAAAAAAGTCCAAATATTAGAAGTAATCTCACAATAATCGTGTCTGTTGCTTAACCCACACATGCATGAAGGAATGCAAAAACAAAGAGGTGATTATGCAATCTCACTGTTTACAATGTGAACCTGTGTGCAGCACTCAGGTTGAGTAAGATGGTGCCACATTAAAGTTACCACAGTTTAAATGCTATAATGGCTCTACGcgaattaaatgtaaaatggtaCAACAAATACATCAGTAAGTGTCTGCGTAACCGTTTCAGACTTCAGGCTGGGACTAATGCAGATTTGGTTCCTGTTGTTCCACATCTGGAAACATTGCATCACTGCTAAAGCCCCGGATAAGAGACGCAGCCGGCACAGCTGCAGCGGCCGAGGCCAGAGCCGTGTGTACAGGGGGTGCAGTCAACCGGAACGGTCCTCACAGGAGGAACAAGTCAGCCCAGGACGACGGCGTGTGTCTTTACTCATGCAACGTTAGCTTTAGCATTAGCTGTGCAAAGACCCCCTTTAAATGCTTGTTTAATTGTGAATAAACCCAACTTAATTTAATACATATTGCGATTTGTtagtatattttattaattagtaCCCAAAACTGGCAAACTAGCTAAGTAAATATACTGTTTGCAAACAGTTTCCTCGTGTTCTCAGATATAAACCCGCTTCTGTCCGTTAGCGTCGATGCGTCAACTCGGCCGCCATGTTGGATCAGGGAAGCCGCGCCTTTTAACGCATGTATGTGTTGGAGACTGAGggtttatttataattaaatctTTAGTTCTTCAGCAGATGGCTTTGTTACACAAGTCAGCAATGTTTATATGGTGCAGGATAGTTggttcaatttaaaatgtgaagtatttgtattaaaacacataGATGGTGACAATAATATACTAATATCAGAGATTAATTCCCCTACGTAATTctgattttaatacatttaaataattatattatgtCTAGTGCTGTTTAAATGTTCCATCTTGAAATAACAGCTGCGGAGGTTATTTGTCTGTAAGTCAGTGTTTTTCGTTTTCTTTTGTAGGATGTGAAAAATCTAATGTTAAAGCTGTTTTCTAAGTGTTCCCTGTATTTTATTCTAAGTGAATAATTATTAAGTGATTATGAGTGTCAGGGTGAAATCCCCCTGTCGGGATGAATGAGCACAACCCAGACTATCTACGGCTCTGGGTGGCTCTTTAGCTGGCCTGTGTGGCTGCCAGTCAGTCCTCTGCAGACTTCAGGACCAGTCGATGGAGGATTAGTAGCCGTGCACAGCATTTGATCCTCACAAAGGTACGTTAAGAAACCCGGATCCAAAGTTGGGTTGAactaatgtgtctgtgtgcgtgtgtggaaAACAAGTGAAGTGAAGCGGAAACCGTGAGACCCGAGTTCGGTTTACAGCAGAAAGAAGTTGTGATGTGCAGAAAGCAG contains these protein-coding regions:
- the ciao2b gene encoding cytosolic iron-sulfur assembly component 2B, whose amino-acid sequence is MSGGTRLENANPVIFQRSLERLLTASEADEDVHDPIDDREIFDLIRSINDPEHPLSLEELNVVEQVRVKVNDAESTVSVEFTPTIPHCSMATLIGLSIKVKLLRSLPDRFKIDVHITPGTHASEEAVNKQLADKERVAAALENSSLLEVVNQCLSIRSI